The genomic stretch CCCGCCAGAGTTGGCAGATTTTCCCGCCGTGGCACAGGTACCTGTGCAGTGGGGAGACATGGACTCGTTTCAGCATGTGAACAATACGGTTTACATACGCTGGTTCGAGACTTCTCGTGTTCGCTACCTGGAGGTGTCAGGCCTGAATCCGGTCATGGCAGCAACAGGGTGCGGGCCAATCCTTGCTTCCGTGAACTGCAATTACCGAAAGCAACTTCGGTATCCTGATACCGTGCTGATTGGTGCCCGGATGGTCAAGCTGGGTGGGACGAGCATGAAAGTCGAGCATCTCGTCTACAGCACCGAGCAAGGACAAATCGTCGCCGATGGCGAATCTGGCGTCGTCTATTTCGATTACGCGAATCAGCGACCGATCGTCATTCCCGAAGACGTGCGAAAGCTGATCGGCCAAACCGAAGGCCGCGAGCTTTAATTGTTGGCGTCGAAGCCTACAGGTTGGCCGCGATTCTGCTGCCCGTTTCTTGGTCCCCTTGGCCCGTTCTGATTGGGCTGGGGACCGCCTGGCTGTCCGTTCTGATTTTGCATCTGCTGTTGCTGTTGTTGAAGCAACTGAGGATCCGTCTTTTCTAGCAGGCGATTGAGTAGCTCGCGGAACTGATCTCCGCCAACGCCTGTTTTCAGGTTCACGACACGCACGGTGGAAACCTGCTTGGCGGATTCATCAATTCGCTTCACCATGTCCATCACCAGTGTCATCAGGCTCTCCCCTTCGGTCGAGATCAGCAAGGTGTTGGAGATGTCGTCGACGCCAATCGATAGCTTGCCGCGAAAGGCGGATCCACTGCGCGAGACGTAGTCGCTGGCGGAACGCTCGTCATTGCGTTCACGGTCACCCCCTTGTTGTTGCGGGGGCGCTTGCAGCGATTTGTCATTGGACGAAAGCAGATCGCGAAAAACTTCTTTAACCGATTCGGCGATCGCGGTAGCTCGCGAATAGCGAACGGCGTACGTCGCATTGAGTCGTTTGGATTGTTCGGCAACAGGTTCCGGCTTGTCGTAGAGTTCAATCAATTCACGGATGGTTGCCAACTGTTCGGCACTTGCATTTTGCACGAGGATCGTGTTGGTATCGATATCGGCAAGGAATTTAATGGGAGCCCTTTGCGACAGGCGTCGAGGATCTTCCTTTTCCTCTTGTTGGTTAAAGTCCCAGAACCATGGCGAGCGGGCGTTGGTGTCCTTCTCCTCTTCTTCCTCGAAGAAGTCTTCCAGGTTCCACGACACGTACAGGGCCGGGGCATGTTTTAGCGTGAAGACTTCGTAATCTTTGGCAGGGGGAGTGATCTCCAAAAGGATGTCTTCCAGCAGGTCCAAGACGGCAGGGTTTTCTGACGACAAGGTCATTCGACCGTTCTCGTCGATTTGAATCACCACCGGCTGGT from Blastopirellula marina encodes the following:
- a CDS encoding acyl-CoA thioesterase, with protein sequence MIDRSELPPELADFPAVAQVPVQWGDMDSFQHVNNTVYIRWFETSRVRYLEVSGLNPVMAATGCGPILASVNCNYRKQLRYPDTVLIGARMVKLGGTSMKVEHLVYSTEQGQIVADGESGVVYFDYANQRPIVIPEDVRKLIGQTEGREL